CAGGTCTTCAGGAATTTGTCCAAACAGCTAAAACAATTCAGCAAGGGAAAAAGGTCAAAAAAGATGAAGGGGTCTATTTTACCAGCTTCGAAGCGTTTAGAAAGGTTTTGACTCTCGACCTGCAAGTTCATTTTCCGTCCTCCTCGTCCCCATCCACATATTGCGGCGGACTCTCGCCGACACGCTTGATGACCTTCGGATACCTCCCGCGGGGGAGGGCTTGCTCAATGGCGACCACGTTGATCTGGTGCCACCAGTCGTCCCCGAAGTCGAACCAGTAGCCAAAGGGGTCATCGACCTTCAACTGAAGCGAACCGACTGTTACGCGCGTCACGTCCCCGGTCGGCCCGTCGTCGGAAAAGAAATTGTCCATCCCCATGGACAGGCCATACCTCCGGGCCTTCGGGTCCATCGGTTCCTTGCCGCCAATCTGAAACTCGTACAAATGCTCATCCTCGCGGTCGAAGGCCCCGAAAATGGCCTGATGGAGATCCTCCAGGGTCTGGTCGCCGTGGATTTGAAT
The Nitrospirota bacterium DNA segment above includes these coding regions:
- a CDS encoding plasmid pRiA4b ORF-3 family protein; amino-acid sequence: MKRRPGKTPPGNAVGRGKEGRLYTFEVFLLSGPMTGKFVRKNRVISRTIQIHGDQTLEDLHQAIFGAFDREDEHLYEFQIGGKEPMDPKARRYGLSMGMDNFFSDDGPTGDVTRVTVGSLQLKVDDPFGYWFDFGDDWWHQINVVAIEQALPRGRYPKVIKRVGESPPQYVDGDEEDGK